The following nucleotide sequence is from Triplophysa rosa unplaced genomic scaffold, Trosa_1v2 scaffold1184, whole genome shotgun sequence.
atcaCGTCATTCAATCTGTGTTTCCTCTGCTCGCATTAtgtcaaaatatgaatatttcaaaACTGCCATTCTGTTACAATCCATCACTCCTAAAGAATTTGGCTCTTAACCGTCAGAGACATTTTCTTACCGCCTCTGGTGCTGTTTCTGTCCAGGTGATTGTGAGATTCTCTGATCGCCAGTCCTGTTTGTGACTTTGTCTCCTCTCCCAAACGGCAGATGCGCTGTTGTCCAGCTTCACCCGCAAGACGCCCATCTGCTGTCCCAGAACACGGTAATCAAACTGCAGACAGAAGCTGCTCTGACGCATGTAATCATCCAACAGCAGCTTTATTCTGGCCTGCTCCTTTCTGTTGCCAATGAGGCCATAGAGAGCCATGTGATAATCCAGACCTGAAAAACACCAACAACACACTCATGGCGTTAAATCAAGATCTCTTCTACATTCAAATATAAGGGCTGATACAGtacactttttacatttacagtttgTGACCTACAAGTGAGCGAGCGTTGCATGTCATTTCTCCTGCAATCATAAAGATAAGGTGTGCACTGATATTAGCAGATAGCGATAAGACCTGATCAAATGGGTGTGGATGGTTTTTTACCAACATAACAACACAACATGAATTGA
It contains:
- the LOC130549416 gene encoding epidermal growth factor-like protein 6, with protein sequence MIMCVCAGFLTDCNFDHGACEWVQENEDDLDWMIKYNDNGLDYHMALYGLIGNRKEQARIKLLLDDYMRQSSFCLQFDYRVLGQQMGVLRVKLDNSASAVWERRQSHKQDWRSENLTITWTETAPEAIIFEAERGTSVTGEIGLDNVVLISGPCTDDKTIIF